CGCACGCAAGGCAACACGACCACCGACCAGATCATGGTCAACTACCTGGCCATCGAATCGGCCGTCGATCCGCCGCCGCACCCCTGCGAGGCGATCTCAGGGTTGCGTTTCATGGACAAAGAGGAGATGCAATGGGACGCCGCGGCCTCGGCGACGAGTTACGACATCGTCTGGGGTGATCTGTCTGCGCTGCGTCTCAATGGTTCCGTGGGCGACGCTGTGTGCGGCTGGGACGATCACTCGGGGACGAGCATGATCAACGGGACCGATCCGCCGGCGGGGAGTTCGTACTACTACTTGATCCGTGGTGATGATGGGGGGCTGCCGGCGGGCACCTACGACAATGTCCCGGGTCCCGCATTGCCCGAAGAACGCGACGCCGAGATCGGCACCGCCGGTGGTGGCGACTGCAGCAGCACACCATGATTGAGGACAACCGGGAC
This is a stretch of genomic DNA from Acidobacteriota bacterium. It encodes these proteins:
- a CDS encoding discoidin domain-containing protein, with the protein product YIQVDSMCPVKALALSDIAVQGSISGDYTRTFSIDGNYEVLYEVVQGQRSQLDHRWDFDVAPGPAVTFRVEAFRYTSTDGDDFEFQYSTDNVNFTTVATATAYGYFSATVPLPATLSGTVYVRLRDTDRTQGNTTTDQIMVNYLAIESAVDPPPHPCEAISGLRFMDKEEMQWDAAASATSYDIVWGDLSALRLNGSVGDAVCGWDDHSGTSMINGTDPPAGSSYYYLIRGDDGGLPAGTYDNVPGPALPEERDAEIGTAGGGDCSSTP